The Asterias amurensis chromosome 16, ASM3211899v1 genomic sequence tcaccccccccccccacccaaccgTATAAAAATGCGCAACATGccaaggggtggatttcacaaaggtagtcctaacttaggactagtcctataggcaatgctaagagataggaccagtcccaagttaggatgagttactggtcctaacttaggaccagtcctatctcttagcattgcctgggactagtcctaagttaggaccacctttgtgaaatccacccaaggtTCTGTATATTAATAGCTCACAAAATATGACATCGAATTTGATGAATGTTGTCAAAGCGCGtgttttgatttgttcaatGTTGAGACGGGTTGAAAAATCTAATCCTCCTAAAAAATAGGTTTACATCATGCTATGCCGTCCGTGCTACAATTTTTCCAATTTATTGATTATTGTTCGATTCTTGTTCGGCATTTTGAGTGGCTTAAACAAATGTTGAATGTTCCCTTTCACTTTTTTTGTTACAGGCTGAGATTGATCTGAACATGGACAATTTCCAGCTCAATGATCGTGATGGAGTGGTTATATGGCAACTTCAAAGGGCTGTGTGCCATCGGAGATTCACTGAGCATGCATCGACCTAAACTGTTTTATAGCCGAAAAATGTTAGTCAATGGCAAATTTACTcgtaagcaaaaacaaatacaagtacTACACCATCAGCTAGCATAAGTGTACACTTTATGACACGCTGACTAGTATGTTTcagttaaagaaacacgttgccttggatcggacgagttggtctataaaaagcgtttgcaatAACTGGGTAAGAGTTCATCATATTTTAATTTACAGATTCTTCTTTAGCCATAAACACACCACCAGccttttaattattgatctTAAAAGGACAGGCATAATTGCCCTCGGGCCGGTTATTTATGGCagattataaataaaaaatgtataagacttgatgggggggggggctagggcTTCATCGCTTTATAGCAGattcaaaatctaatttaaaaaaaaaccaacgcCACACTACATAGGCCTAATTGTCTCTTGCGATATGTtgatatcataataataataataaagaataggGCGCCAAAGTCCACcaaatgaggtgctcaaggcggACGGGAGGGGGAACCACACACAATAGAACAATTATAAGCATATTGCACCTATTAGATACTCCATTATACTCGTTTCGGGAAGAGATGGGGTCGACTGGCTAATATCTTTATGGTTTGTTGAACTCCATAAGAACACTTCCTCCGTAAAaccagaaaggaaaaaaaccgaTATAAAACCGGACTACAAAACCTGAAAACTTGAAGTGTCGCTCACAGTCACACGCGATCTCTTCATTCAATGGAGAGTTATTAGCTAGCCTACCACACTCAGTCGATCGATCTCTCGCACACCTACTATAGCCGAACTGTCGCTTGATTCTAGGTATGTGATGATCCGACACTTCAAGCATCAAATAAAGTGAgcgatttgtttttcttgtcgaGACTTTCGTTTTCGTGATTTGAGACATCAAGTTTACGGAAACACCTTGTGTTTATCTACTTGCTAAGTAGATTTGGTCTTGTGAGAATGTTGTCATGCTATAATTTGTATTCTACTACAGCGGATTTTCGGAACTCAGAAGACTttactgaaaagaactgtcctgcctttgaaaggtagaaaatcggcagAGACTAGCTTTGGTGGTAGATCGAAGCTACCTCCATGATCGAGGACTTTGGCGACTGTACATGGAAGTGAATACTcattgaattggtctcaacgtttttcgactagcttgctctataaatttgtatcggggataaagaactttcattttggttttacccttacaccgacgtgtgtaagcactttatactcaatacttttccgagtcctgtgaaaaacaattactcgggtgggattcgaaccccgacCCTTACAATTCAATAGAGCAGTGTCTATAGCTCCccctagtcatcgtcaggagactctGGTTGATTTACAGTCTATGGAAATCAATTACCTGACGACATAAAGGTTTTGACGATGCATTTAATAACCCTTCCCCTCGTTCTGATGGCGACATCACTTGCAATAATTGCTGATGACCATTCCTGCCAACAAGGATGGCAGTACTATGCTGGTTATTGCTACAAGGCTGCAACCATTGATACGAAACTAAACTTCATTCCTGCTTACGAACTGTGCCGGGATCGTGACAACGGTAAGTTGATCATCCCAACATCCAAACGGGAGAAAGTGTTTCTAAAGGAAGCATTCACAGATGAATTCTCACCCCTTGGTGATAAAGAAACTTCTGGACAAGTCTGGCTTGGCTGCAACGCACTTAACGAAGGCGTTTGCTCGACGGGAGCAACTGTGGACGAACCTGAAGCTTGCTACACAATGAGTTTGGTTTCTCTCAAGATGTTTAAAACCAGCTGCTCTTCTGAACAGAGACGAGTCATCTGTGTAAAAGTATCTTCATCTCTTCGCAGCCTGACCAGTGTCGATCGAGATGATGCCGTGACCACACCCAGATGCCTGCTTAACCACACCTATCAGGAAATCCCACTTCTGCACCCTGTTCAATGCTACTTTTCCTGTTTAAAGGATACTAACTGTCTCTCCTTTAACCTGTCAGGGAAAGCGTGTCAACTCAACAATGCAACCATCTCACAGGTTGATGTTGATGAGTTTGTTATCGCGACTGGGAGATGTGCAACTTATAACTTAAACTACATCgctacttaaagggaaggtatacatggTAATTCTAAGAATATGTGTTagaacaaaaacttacttggtcacgagcaatggagagctgttgatagtaacacATTGttagagacggctccctctgaagtacgtagatttttagaaagatttttaataataaaagacttcagctgaagtattttattatgcaCCTGAAAGCAAAGATTTGTGCTATCAACGGCGTTTTTTTCATCTTGCAACTGCGAGGACCAAtcgagtcaaaatgttcacatacaTTTAGTAacctcttaaaattaatgtcaataCAGAATACTGAGAGAGGTAGGGCCTacagcagctgttgatagtacaaagtaTTATGAATGTGGTTATGGACAATATGTAAATTTTGATTCCCCAGAATTTGAATATGCGAAACGTTTCGTTCAGGTAATTTCTcagattttattttacattcaaCAGCACAAGCGCCAATTACAGGACGGATAGAAATATTACCCCccaaaaatgttgtaattctgTGTCATGACCATTATTACTTCGTATTTTTGGCGATATCACCCAAAACGCCACCacgttttgaaatgaaattttcacaggtctgttttattgtatatatttaCATTCATATAGGATTCAAATAATCGAACggttaaagacaccggacacctttggtaattgtcatagaccagtcttctcattgtgtatcttaacatatgcatacaataacaaacatgtgaaaatttgaactaaaatggtcgtcgaagttgcgagatggtaaggaaagaaaaacacccttgtcacgcaaagttgtgtgctttcatattgaattcgagacctcaaaatcaaattctgaggtctcgaaatcaaattcaaatattttggtgaggaataacttctttcttgaaaacgacgtgcttcagagggagccgtttctcacaaatgttttatatcaacaactctccatatTGACCGCTAACAAGCAAGTGTTTATTCTGACaactattttgagcaattaccaatagcatgCAGTACCTCTATACAACGTCGCAAAGCATATCGCGTGACTAATGTTAATGTTTGGTAGTAAAGTTCTTAGATACCAGTGAAATGACACAAACAAAACTCTTTCGTGgacaagtcttttatttctcaaaatcttcGGCATTTTCAATGTTGTGGTAAGGTAGGGACAAAGTGAAAATCAGTTTTTAAATCTTGATCATTCTTACATTAGACCTCTATGAATTTATCAATTCACACCTATATGGCAAATAACAGAAAtaacagttgatcgtcccctccctcatcctttttttgaggccgcatctttttttttttaactctttttttaaaccttttttttcaacaagattTTTTGGGggtgtatttctcattaaatttAGTTATCTTTTACGAACTTGCAACTAAAaaaagtaagtggtgactttaaactgaagaattgatGGCCACCTttacaagaaataaaaaataaaaaaggataaTAAAGGAAGCCTTTGTGACATGATGTCTAGTATACTTTGGTCTTTACTCTTCcataaaaacatttacattatTCATACAGAAAATTATGAAATCgttcacattaaaaaaaaaaaattgcttgttTAGCTAATATTCAACCGACCATGCTAGCCGAGGCTTTGTTTAATGGAAAGATCTATAGATGCAGGTCATTATGATTGTAATCATAATAAGCCATAATGGGTTTTGTCATGCAGTAGACACCCTCCTCTCACAGGGCTGTACAGCACTGAGCTAATCCAGACAGGTTGTCACAATTTAGATATTTAATGAGCTCTAAAAACCACCACAAATTAGAAGGGCAAACTTTATTGGTTTGGCTTTGAATAATTTATCAAAATTTGGATCAAaataaagccattttgagactCGGGGACACAATACTATGTCAGTTTTAAGTTCGGGTGAATTTATCTGTAAACACCCAAAGCAATCTAGTGCACCTCTCAAAAATCGCTTATTAGGTTACTAACGTTAATATTGAGCACAAACGCTGCAACTAATTGCAAATTTTATTAGAACTTTGCAATATTCACGCACTATTGGGTTTGGGTAAATATGTCGgtgtacacccaaaccaaacagtgcactcctattgTAAGACTTACTTATTTATAATTGGTTGGTAAATAACatcaataaataatattgaGTTGAGACTTTTGCAGCTTTGTTGTAAAAGCTTGAAAGGTTTTATTATTAAGTAATGAGGGTTATGTCTCATTGCGTGGACACACAAGGAATACATCTTCCTTTTGGCTTTAACAGCTCTATCCTTACGTCTTGCCTACTTTCTGATGAGGGTAATGTCTCATTGCATGGACACACAACGAATACATCTTCCTTTTGGCTTTAACAGCTCTATCCTTACGTCTTGCCTACTTTCTGATGAGGGTAATGTCTCATTGCGTGGACACACAAGGAATACATCTTCCGTTTGGCTTTAACAGCTCTATCCTTACGTCTTGCCTACTTTCTGATGAGGGTAATGTCTCATTGCGTGGACACACAAGGAATACATCTTCCTTTTTGGCTTTAACAGCTCTATCCTTACGTCTTGCCtactttctttttcttcttctttttctttttcttggttGCAACCTTATTGGCAACATCACctgaagagaaagaaaaaatcaaacTTTGTGTCAGAGGCAAGTCGATCGATAGTCAATTGTAAAAGTATTATACAGGATGATGTAGAGCTAACAAAATAGTGGCAGACACAACAAATTAGCTGTGTTAGTCTGATAGATAAAACAAGAAAGGTAGTGGTAGCACTCAAAGGCTAACTAATTacatgcttaaagacactggacactattagtaattgtcaaagaccagtcttctcacttcgtgtatcacatgcataaaataacaaacctgtgaaaatttgaactaaattggtcatcgaagctgcgaattaataatgaaagaaaaaatacccttgtcacacaaagttgtgtgctttcagatgcttgatttcaagactttaaattctaaatccgaggtctacgtcacttcagtagagggagctgtttctcacaatcttgtataaatcagtcaatcaatcagagggaatttatatagcgccaaaatcaaccaaagttgttcaaaggcactcaacctctccccattactcgtaatcaagaaaggttttatgctaataattattttgagtaattaccaatagtgtccaatgcctttaactgcAAGAGCTTTTAGCAGCAACTTCCGGCAGACAGTGTTCAATGTTTAGTGTGATCAATCATgcacatgaaataaaaacatgtgaTCAATCATgcacatgaaataaaaacatgtgaTCAATCATGcacatgaaacaacaaacctgtgcacaTTTTGACTCACTCCAGAATACGAGTCAGTAGAAAGTGAAATACCATGCAACTTTTTTAGCATGTACACATTGTTCTTAAGTTTGGTTGTAACCACTAAAATCAGCTTTTGTGTTTCAGAAGGTTTTCAGATTTTTCTCTAATATGATTTGagtagtatgaacttcataatcagtaagctttcagactcaATTTAATCAATGatcattttatccttacaaatcCTGTTTAATACCTTTAAATAATCAAGTGAAATTGAACCAATGatgtttggggttgaacaaagaattgactagagtgggattcgaaccaacgacctccggattaacgtgccggcgcttgAACTTGGACCAGTAACATAAAtgacataaaaaaaaggaaaagataTTATTAAGTTTtaccttttatatttttggttATATTTTTTGGAGGAAACGTTGCTGGTATACGACCTACCACCATCTGACTTGGTAGTATCAAATTTGTGTCAAGTGgtaaccatggcaacagagGAGGCGGGCAGGGTTGCATCATTGGAGTATTGATGTGAGATTTGTGTAGATCATAGGGAGACCTGAAGAAGGGAAGTaggacaaaataaaatgtgaagTGTTGAAGTTAAATCAATAAACTAATTCAAATGATTactttaatagtaataataataataataataatatgtactGTTTTAATTACTTGATTTGCGGTGGTGGTTGtgggtaaacctgtttttaataACAGGCTTTTAGATattttttcctgaaatataatCAAAAACTGCTCTATTTACATGGATTTTCCTGTCGAATTGTGGATTGTAATACACATTTTTATTAAAGGTTCATAAATATTTATTCTAGAAGTTTGATTAAAACCTGATCTTATTACCAGGATTTTCCTGTTGTGGTTTAGGATTGTAATATAAAGGTTTTTAATCAGTGATGTTAAGATTTAGAAAATGCTTCTCTCTTTTAAAACTTTAACTATTATTGTTGGAAACTATTTTTTGTGCATCTAATTTGTAAtgaattcttttttttgttagTCAGTAAATAAACTTGAATGCTTTTTAGGTCAGATGAGAAaatcttttttgcttttaactGGTAAACTTtgatgaaacaaataaaattgaattgacTTGAATTGAGTTTCCAGTGGTGGTTGTTGATTGTATACAGTTTTAAAAGGTTCTTAAATATTTATTCCTGGAATCTATTGAATGTGTATTACAGTATTAAAAGGCTTGGAGATATTTTTCCCTGAAGTATAATTAAAACCTGTTCTAATTACCTTAATTTTCTGGTGGCGGTTGTGGACTGTAATTTACAGTTTAAATAAGAGGTTCATAGAAATTTGTCCagaaaaaataatttcaaactgATCTAATTACCTTGACATTCCTGTTgtataaaaaatatcacaggcatgttactcgggtgggatttgaacccaggacccttgcaattctagagcagtgtcttaccaactagactaccgaggttgcccagtagctagaggcagtacgAAATACCTTGATTTTCCGGTGTTGGTTGTTGATTGTAATATACAGACGTGCATATCACCAGCTGAATGACACAGCAAGTAGTGACCTGCAGATAAACTGGACGAGAAAAAGAAATTCATATCAAAGATTTGACTGAAAATATGTCATTGTGATtgggttaatagtataaaacattgtgagaaacagcgtcctctgaagtgacgtagttttcgagaaagaagtaactattagacgaatttgatttcgagacctcagatttagaaatgaaggtctcaaaatcaagcatctgaaagcacacaacttcgtgtgaccatggtgcgacaaaggtgtttttttcattcattaatatctcgcaatttcgacgaccgattgagctcaaattttcacaggtttgttattttatgcatatgttgagatacaccaactgtgaagactagtccttaacaattaccaatagtgtccagtgtctttaagggagaACGAGTGTAcatacaattaaaaacaaaagactACTACACTACTACTACCACACAGGACCAGTCAAATGGTTTCTGCAAGTAAAAATCCACTCTTGTAAGAAGATGAATTTTAGAAACGTGATGAATAAATGGTTTTGATATGTTACCTTGTAAGTTTATCCAGTACTTGAGATATCATCTTCATACACTGAGACGGCCTGCAAtggaaaataatattaattacatCTTAGATGTTAAATCCCtgaatacaaatattttaatagCGCAAAATCTATCACAAGAAGTGTCTACTTACTGGAAAGATGGCTGTTCCCAAATGGAACTATTCATGTCAAAGTGTTCCAGCAGTATCAGGTCAGAGGTCAATGCGTTCATACGACCTAAAAGTAGGTGCAACAAAATCACTAGTTAACAAATTAAGCCTTGACCTAGATGAAAAAATGTAATCTGTACAGAAGAGGCCCATATatatggctttgcttaccgtaagcgAAGAATCTAAGCTCATGGCAGCAGAGAATTATGCGCtaacgtcaagcgtatttcatgttTTAGCAGGGAATCTTTGCATGTCGCAAGTGTACACCAAATTACTAGTCATTCTTTGCTCACACAGCTAGCaaagaaattcggcgcttgcaaaGTAAGCAGATAATGGTGATTGAAAcgcagaattctgcggtaagcagagtcattaTAGAGAGCCCAGAATGTTTCGCAACTCATTACCAAAAAACAAATTCCACCGAAGATATGTAAATGTACCTtgaatgacctttgaccctggTTGTAGCAGCAGGCTAATCCACAGCTTGGTGAGTTCACTTACGCTTATTTGCTCAAAACCAAAGTGAGGCTGAAACTCCATCTTTGAAAGGATGCTTGTCACTTGACCCTGGGGGAAAGAAGACAAAAGTTGTCAAGAGGTTTTTTCACAAAGTGAAAGTAAAGATGTTTAGTAAAGTTTTCCAACATGAAACAGAGGaaaatcagagcatactgattgaaacttTGAGTTTAattcaacggttcttttcagaaccaccccaactcatttagagatagtcattacatgatgTTCCGGCATACTTCCATATGAAACAGTGTTTGTTCATTTGCAGTGACCATAGACCATCTAAATTGGGTTAAAAAAAGAGTAGCTAATCAAAGCacaataatgcttaccagaataaggttaccagccaaactactcaGTCAcgtgtacagtttgtgactggtatccagctcATCCTGCTGAGCAGAgcatttttaagcaacatttttggcttgaagcagctctatgaatttgggtcCAGATCTCACTGACACAGTGAGGGATGCTctatttgattaattttgttttcttgagtTTTTCTTTACATGAAAACATCCTCACCTTGTTGAGATTTGTAACTCCAGAGGGCGCACTCACCGCATTAATGTCGCTCCTCACTAAAATGTTGAGTTTTCCGAATCTCCACAGAGTGTAATCAACCCTTCCATCCATTTCACTCTTATAAGTAGAAGGATCCTCAACACAAAGGTCACTCTGACCTTGCACACATGGAAGAGTTATGAGCGGCTTGGGAGGAGACTGATTCTCCATCTTGCTACTGTGTAGCTTCTGCTGGAGTTTGAGTATTGAGTCCATTGTAGACTCCTCTCCAGTCGTTTTACTCTGCTTTTTAGTGCGAGTTTTAACAGGTAGCCTTTTTTGAGTTTTAGTTTCAAGAGGTTGAGTAATTGCTTGGTGGGAAGCTGTTTTAGAAACTTTGGTTGAGTTTTCATTTTCAATGATAGGCGTTGGTTCTTCTCTGGTGgcagtcgagttgtctgaaatGTTAGCTTTATTATTCATTGTGTCTGATGACTGGGCAGGATCAGTATTACTGCTAAGGGGATAGTTTTGATTTTGACTATCTCCAACTTTTGATAAGGCAGCTACAACTGCTTCTTCACTTCCAGTCGTCACATTCTTAGATCGGAGATTGTATCTCTTACAAGGTATGAGATTTTCTACGTCCGACTTGGGCATCTCCTTGTGGTTGGCATCGGGGGAATGGGGTGATGTTTCGGGATCAGATGGGCAACACATGACAAGTGTTTTTCCTCTTTGGTCCTGAAAGGGTGGAGACATGGGTGACTCAGGTACCAAAGTTGCACCCCTGGCTTGGGGTGTGTGGGATAAGGAACCATGATCAACCCCTTTCTGACTGGGTGGGGGCGAGAGGGGCGAGTCTGTTATGAGCGCATCTTTCTTAGAAATAAGAGATGACTCTGTCTTGGAATTTGGTTTTCTGTCAGATGTGTTTCTTACTGATGAACATGCGCTATCCTCTGACTGTTTAGATAATGTCGGCGAGTCTTGTGTTGCAGTCTCTGGTTGGTGAAGTTTCTTGAGGCGACAACTTCTTCTTGGTGCGGATAATGGGTCTGTTGTCAGCTCACTACTTGCATGCCGTTTTCTTGGCCTATTCGCAGTTCGTTCAGATGCGCTCTGCTGATTCTCTTGAGCGCAGTCCGATTTAATTTCTTCTTGTGGAGTATTATCAACAGAATTTTGCTTAAATTGTGTTTTGGTGCTGGAAAGTGATAGATTATCTTGACATTTCCTAATCTGTGGGGATTCAGGATCTGAGCTCAAAGCAATCATTAATTCTCCTTCACTGACATCACTCTCTAAAGCAAATGCATTTCTCTCCGCGTTGAAAGTTGACTGGTTTAAGATTGAAACTTCCTGCCTGGGTTGTGCGGAGCTATCTGATGACACGCCTAACATCATACTGCGCTGGCAAGATGTCTCAAGATTTGAAGATGTATGGCTGGACTTTTCTTCTTTATATTCCAGCGACTCATGTGCACTTATCTCGCTATCAGATGAAGAAGGTAAAGTCGTTCCTATTTTGTCATGAGTTTTCTTACCATCTGAAGAGATTATATCAGAGGGTGTTTTGTTCAGTTCCTTTGGAGGATTATTGTTGGGTGCTGGAGAATGCGGAAGAATGGATACGTTGATATTTGTATCACCCAAGATCTCCCGAGTCTTCTTGTTCACTGTAGGCTGATTCTCAGTCTTAATAAAACTGGTGACCCGAGCGGACTGGTGCTCCTCTTTTGCGATATCAAGACATTGTATCTTTAAATCACCCTCTTCAGATGCTCCTCCGGGTTTAAGACTTACTTTAGTTTGCTTTAAAGTTTTATTGTCTGATTTACAAACAGCTGATCCAAATGTCTCCAGATTGCTCAAATCAAGCTCCTGactgtcaaaataattgttggaaATTTCAGGAGATTTCTGGCTTTCATTTGTTACCTCTTCGTCACTCTCACAGTCATGATTACTAAAATAACTCTCAGTAGTCTCATTTTGAATTAGGTGTGCACGTAGGGCTGCGGAGTGGAATGTTCTACTACCTTCATGGGGGTAGTATGCATTTGTGAGGGGATCGCTGATGTAAACTGTCTTGACAGAAACTTCTGCGTCTGGTAGCCGAGTTGATTTGACGTGAATAGGAATCTGCCAATTCTTATCAAAATCTGGGGCGTGGTTGTCAGCAAGAGTTGCTAGCGATGCAGTTGCAATGACGACATTGGCTTGATATTTTGTAGCTAACTTCACAACATTTTGATCATCGATCAGCTCCTTCAGATAAAAAAAGTCAATATTAAGATTAAATGTCATATCTTAACAGTAATACAATAAACATTGGTGTGTCGGTGTGGTGTGTGGAAAACATCTTAGATGAAAAACTACAACTAGGCATCTTGAAGGGAATGTGGTAATTATCtatggctcaatttcatggctataTGCTTACTGCCAAACTCTTGGCTTATAATCACCATTCATATCGTGCAACCCATAAAATATGCTTGACATAAGCGGGAAATTTCCTTCTTCCAtaagcaccgattctttgcctctggtaagcagagccatgaagttgggccttgCTTAAAAGACAGGCAAGATACTTCACAGAGACAATTGCCtcctccattgcccctggtcattgcctctgtgaCCCTTGaatgttccaatagaaatttacaatttcctcatggacgtgccctttaccaaggagaaaattccTTGGTGTCCTTctaggtgcccttgccctttcaaatatgaagcatcaggcctgaaagGTAACGGTGAACAAAACAGGTTTTAGACAATTGTCAGCTTACATCTTAAACATTTACTTCAGAAGATAAACCAACCTTTAATTTAGTAACAGTATTTCCGGTGGCTGCTGGCTTGGTTTGACTCTTTATCTGGAAAGATGTCGCAACATTCTGATGAAGTTTTCTGTCAATGGTCGACTCATCTACAATCCTTGGTTCTCCCTGTTTGATCAaatatcaaaaagtaaatcattcctaagtaggatttgaaactttgcatggtggaaaaaccgatatggaaaggtttgcggtaacaccatgttattaATTCCTTAATCTGTTAGTGTTAATAAGAAGTAAATATACCTtggggtacaaccatgagtaaattATTTTGGAGGAAAGTGTCTGCAAGTGCCTGAATACAGACGGTGTGATCTCAATGTttcaaacagtacactgcttgtctccagaagacaatcagagtatACTCCAGAGTACACTGTTCGAAATGTCCAGCCCACTCCAGCTATTTTCAGAGCAAACATTCTTCCCGAGATATTTTGGATGGTTGTATCCGCAGGTTTAGTAACTTCTTATTTTCCATACCGAGCAAAGCTTCACTCATCACTTAAATCTATTATCattaaatgcacaaaataaaaagataaaGGTGTCaatcatgaaataaaaaacctaaCAAAAAAAGATATACTTAAATGTGAAAACAGAGGATAAAAAGAGATTGACTTAAATTCTGAAATAGGAACATATTTACTCAGAATATCCCTTCTATGTCAAAACAGCGAAAattgacattttgagaaaagaaagTTCAGAGAaaagctgttttgccataaCAACGGGACGAAGTGTGAAAAGAGGCTGTTCTAACCACATCCGAACATAGTGTACAtgcatttgaaactttgaaattgaaaaagaaaaacctaCATTTATCCATGATTTTATGTAAAACACAAGTTGGGCAGTTTTGTCATGAGAGTGACAAGAGGAATGTCTCACCAAGACTAAGAGACGAGAACCAAACGTGAGAACAGGATCTGATGGGAAGACGTTAGATGAGACGATACCAACAGTCTGATGTAAACTGTAATGTTGCGGAAGATTCTTCACTCTCCTTTCTTGAGATTGCCAGTGCTTCTAAAAAATTAAATGATTAATCCAACATATTGTCAAAATGATTAAATTACAATGCTTTTGTTGTGCACAATATTTAAAGTTGTCTTTTTAACTTCGTGTGGTGTGCCATTTTGTGATGGCGCAAACTTTGTTTCGTTGCAtgattttaaaatgtgcatGGAAATGAtggaaattattattaaaaatgtgcGATTTGAATGTAACACGGACACCGGCCCGTGTTAAATCCAGAAGtttattttccaaatttttcAACACTCAAATACATTATTGTGCACTACTTACAAGGACTAAATTGTACAAGGCAAAACCGTTTTTGTGATAGTCGGTGATTAAATACATCAGAAATGGGGTAGGACTAAATTCATGTACACGTCATACAAATGCCACAATGTGTTTTCCAACTTGGTGGAATGACTACTATTTTGATCTTG encodes the following:
- the LOC139948651 gene encoding uncharacterized protein, with the protein product MSKNRDASAFFTEDEYENFSLKPRFDIELFQAYDARAAEGGSPLKKRKPSNTKQRNPATSRGHVIPPGQPIQSSRSLSDQIHKGVNVVPQDHLKPKRWTLKSPKPQCPYPRFSSLTHAQQQLYIGLWQKHGLRHSNQSRYTTSPELITEKQQLRKLQITVHKEQQDFMKYAERVARSNPKDYEQLSPLAMQFLQKHWQSQERRVKNLPQHYSLHQTVGIVSSNVFPSDPVLTFGSRLLVLGEPRIVDESTIDRKLHQNVATSFQIKSQTKPAATGNTVTKLKELIDDQNVVKLATKYQANVVIATASLATLADNHAPDFDKNWQIPIHVKSTRLPDAEVSVKTVYISDPLTNAYYPHEGSRTFHSAALRAHLIQNETTESYFSNHDCESDEEVTNESQKSPEISNNYFDSQELDLSNLETFGSAVCKSDNKTLKQTKVSLKPGGASEEGDLKIQCLDIAKEEHQSARVTSFIKTENQPTVNKKTREILGDTNINVSILPHSPAPNNNPPKELNKTPSDIISSDGKKTHDKIGTTLPSSSDSEISAHESLEYKEEKSSHTSSNLETSCQRSMMLGVSSDSSAQPRQEVSILNQSTFNAERNAFALESDVSEGELMIALSSDPESPQIRKCQDNLSLSSTKTQFKQNSVDNTPQEEIKSDCAQENQQSASERTANRPRKRHASSELTTDPLSAPRRSCRLKKLHQPETATQDSPTLSKQSEDSACSSVRNTSDRKPNSKTESSLISKKDALITDSPLSPPPSQKGVDHGSLSHTPQARGATLVPESPMSPPFQDQRGKTLVMCCPSDPETSPHSPDANHKEMPKSDVENLIPCKRYNLRSKNVTTGSEEAVVAALSKVGDSQNQNYPLSSNTDPAQSSDTMNNKANISDNSTATREEPTPIIENENSTKVSKTASHQAITQPLETKTQKRLPVKTRTKKQSKTTGEESTMDSILKLQQKLHSSKMENQSPPKPLITLPCVQGQSDLCVEDPSTYKSEMDGRVDYTLWRFGKLNILVRSDINAVSAPSGVTNLNKGQVTSILSKMEFQPHFGFEQISVSELTKLWISLLLQPGSKVIQGRMNALTSDLILLEHFDMNSSIWEQPSFQPSQCMKMISQVLDKLTSLSAGHYLLCHSAGDMHVCILQSTTNTGKSRSPYDLHKSHINTPMMQPCPPPLLPWLPLDTNLILPSQMVVGRIPATFPPKNITKNIKGDVANKVATKKKKKKKKKKVGKT